One part of the Vicia villosa cultivar HV-30 ecotype Madison, WI linkage group LG6, Vvil1.0, whole genome shotgun sequence genome encodes these proteins:
- the LOC131614377 gene encoding F-box/kelch-repeat protein At3g23880-like — MWQQEKHFLLFLVKTRKTILLLIVDNPSLNLSVDSYQLVEDKGCSRMVGSCNGLICLAGDYLIREYKDHWLRLWNPATRTTSPKFGCVREFRNPPDYFACDRYYKYTFGWDESTDTYKVVASEFNEPEMRSNVRILSLADNVWRKIESFPVEPMGSDLSMASDYDGMYLKSTINWLAIRDKLWYMGDDYKNINVEQFVIVSLDLRTETYNQYLLPRDFDDVPPATPIVSVLGDCLCFSYCYKETYFVIWKMENFGVDDSWIQFLKISYYSLQIDYDYSDE, encoded by the coding sequence ATGTGGCAACAAGAAAAACATTTCCTTCTTTTTCTGgtcaaaacaagaaaaacaatTCTTCTTCTTATAGTTGATAATCCGTCCTTAAACCTTTCTGTCGACTCTTATCAGCTGGTGGAAGACAAAGGATGCTCTCGTATGGTTGGTTCTTGCAATGGATTGATCTGTTTGGCTGGTGATTACTTGATCCGCGAGTATAAAGACCACTGGCTTCGATTGTGGAACCCAGCCACTAGGACAACATCTCCAAAATTTGGGTGTGTTCGCGAATTTCGCAATCCACCGGATTATTTCGCCTGTGATCGCTATTATAAATACACATTTGGTTGGGATGAATCTACCGACACTTACAAGGTAGTTGCCTCAGAATTCAATGAACCTGAAATGAGAAGCAATGTGAGGATTCTGAGTTTGGCTGATAATGTTTGGAGAAAAATTGAAAGTTTCCCAGTTGAACCCATGGGTTCAGACTTATCTATGGCAAGCGATTATGATGGTATGTATCTCAAAAGCACTATTAATTGGTTGGCTATTCGTGATAAACTTTGGTATATGGGTGATGATTATAAGAATATTAATGTTGAGCAATTTGTTATTGTTTCACTTGATTTAAGAACGGAGACATACAATCAATATTTATTACCCCGTGATTTTGACGATGTGCCTCCTGCAACGCCAATTGTTAGTGTGTTGGGGGATTGTCTATGTTTTTCTTATTGTTACAAGGAAACATATTTTGTTATATGGAAGATGGAGAATTTCGGAGTTGATGATTCTTGGATTCAATTCCTTAAAATTAGTTATTACAGTCTTCAAATTGATTATGACTATAGTGACGAA
- the LOC131612119 gene encoding F-box/kelch-repeat protein At3g23880-like, whose product MALSPNFFPMDLVSEILSALPVKSILRFRCVNKYCDNFVSDPNFVKLHLKRSAARNPQFILMADHYLHIPGESPYGSDYDYDVDEAFIPYSLCSLIDNPSFSLEIDPYYLVKNLNYRIIGSCNGLICLEGNSITREYYECWFRLWNPATKTTSPKFGFLRLFVNTLADDGYYQFNFGFDDSTGTYKVVASCYNKRELKSKVKILTFCDSVWRDIGSFPVDPLNLGSVLESGVYLKSTINWFAIQNKLRYNYKDITAEQCFITSLDLRTETCNKYLLPRDFKEVPPSEPIVSVLGGYLCFSYRNEEPYFVIWKMEKFGAEDSWAQFFKISYHNLQIDYDYSDKYIKYHFQLKPLFLSKDGDSLILTSSLKSQEIIYSWRDNRVEQIEIDASRTINDDTTMYNARCTEKDYFESLVSVL is encoded by the coding sequence ATGGCTCTCTCACCTAATTTTTTCCCCATGGATCTAGTTAGCGAGATCTTATCCGCTCTTCCCGTGAAATCTATTCTGCGATTCAGATGCGTTAACAAGTATTGCGACAACTTCGTTTCCGATCCCAATTTTGTAAAACTTCATCTCAAGAGATCAGCAGCACGAAATCCGCAATTCATACTAATGGCCGATCACTACCTACATATCCCAGGTGAGTCCCCCTATGGCAGTGACTATGATTATGACGTTGATGAAGCTTTCATTCCCTATTCTTTATGCAGTTTAATCGATAATCCCTCTTTTTCCCTTGAAATTGATCCTTATTACTTGGTGAAAAACTTAAATTACCGTATAATTGGTTCGTGCAATGGATTGATATGTTTAGAGGGTAACTCCATCACCCGTGAGTATTATGAGTGTTGGTTTCGATTATGGAACCCAGCCACCAAGACAACGTCTCCGAAATTCGGATTCTTACGCTTATTTGTCAATACTCTCGCTGATGATGGCTATTACCAATTCAACTTCGGTTTTGATGATTCTACAGGAACTTATAAGGTAGTGGCCTCATGTTATAATAAACGTGAACTAAAAAGTAAGGTCAAAATTCTAACTTTTTGTGATTCTGTTTGGAGAGATATTGGAAGTTTTCctgttgatcctttgaatttgGGCTCAGTTTTGGAATCTGGTGTGTATCTCAAAAGCACTATTAACTGGTTTGCTATTCAAAATAAACTTCGCTATAATTATAAGGATATTACCGCTGAACAATGTTTTATCACTTCCCTTGATTTGAGAACCGAGACTTGCAATAAGTATTTATTGCCTCGtgatttcaaagaggttcctccTTCAGAGCCAATTGTTAGTGTGTTGGGGGGCTATCTTTGTTTTTCTTATCGTAACGAGGAACCTTATTTTGTTATATGGAAGATGGAGAAATTTGGAGCCGAAGATTCTTGGGCTCAATTCTTTAAAATTAGTTATCACAATCTTCAAATTGATTATGACTATAGtgacaaatatataaaatatcatTTTCAATTGAAGCCATTATTCCTTTCTAAAGACGGTGATTCATTGATACTAACAAGCAGTTTAAAATCTCAAGAGATTATTTACAGTTGGAGAGATAATAGAGTGGAGCAAATAGAAATTGATGCAAGTAGAACAATTAATGATGATACAACTATGTATAATGCCAGGTGCACAGAGAAGGACTATTTTGAAAGCTTAGTTTCAGTTTTATGA